From the Diospyros lotus cultivar Yz01 chromosome 13, ASM1463336v1, whole genome shotgun sequence genome, one window contains:
- the LOC127788369 gene encoding leucine-rich repeat receptor protein kinase HPCA1-like has product MTQQLTDKSDVYSFGVVMLELVSAKQPIEKGKYIVREVRMAIKKNDHEHYGLKELVDPAIRNMGNLTGFIRFVDLAMQCVEESASDRPTMSEVVKSLEIILQNDGLNTNSTSASSSATDFNSTKGAPRHPYNDPLP; this is encoded by the coding sequence ATGACACAACAATTGACCGACAAGAGTGATGTATACAGCTTTGGTGTGGTGATGCTAGAACTAGTATCCGCAAAGCAACCAATCGAGAAGGGAAAATACATTGTTCGGGAGGTGAGAATGGCAATCAAAAAGAATGACCACGAGCATTATGGATTGAAGGAGTTGGTGGATCCAGCCATTAGAAACATGGGAAACCTTACAGGTTTCATCAGGTTTGTGGATTTGGCCATGCAGTGTGTGGAAGAATCAGCTTCAGACCGCCCAACGATGAGTGAAGTGGTGAAGTCACTCGAAATCATCCTGCAGAATGATGGTTTAAATACAAACTCAACATCTGCATCCTCATCTGCCACAGACTTTAACTCTACGAAAGGCGCTCCTAGACACCCTTACAACGATCCCTTGCCTTGA